Below is a window of Thermocladium sp. ECH_B DNA.
TCCCCGATCTCTTGAGCGCGTTCGGGAAAGGGTTGTGGTCGCGGTCTGCGACCCAGTAGTTGGCAGGGGAATGGTCCGCCGAGGTTGAGTCCTCCTTCGCGCGTCCGCACGTGGCACAGGCCTTGGAGGCATATGAGGGTTCGACGAGGACCAGATCTTTGCCGTACTTCTCCACTTGGTACTTGGGAATGGCCTTGGGCTCGTGTAGCAATTGTTGGGCCTCGCCTTACCCTTAGGAGCTTTTGGAGGAAAATCCCACCTGCTCCTATCTCGTTCGAATATTTGTAGCCATCTCCCTAGAATGGCGAGGACACCCCCAACTCTTGGACGGGCTTCGCAAAAACGACGAAACGAGAGGCGCCCTCCGCCCCTCAGGGTGGAGTGGCTCGCGGTTGCCTATTTATCTTTATTATGGTGTATAGTCCTAGCTTTATGAGGGCTCCATCATATACTTCCTGCTTCTCTATTTTGCTGAATGCTCCATTAATCATCATATAGGTTCCATTCTTGCTCGATAGGTCCTTCAATATCATTTCCCCCCTTTCCCCTATTGAGAGCACGGCGTGGTGTCGCGACACGGTCATATCTGGAACCACGACCATGTTGTCCGGGGCGCGGCCTATGGTTATTTCCTCCATTATGTCCGGGTCTATCTCTACCTTAGTGCTCTTTATGGAGTCCAAGGGGATCTCCACGAAGGTTATCACTATCTTGCCCCCCTTCTCCTCCGCCCTCCTCGTCTCATCCCTCAAGTTCTTGGCGTCGATTGTTTCTCCACTGCTCATCCTAAACAATGGGTGTCGCGTGTACCCTTAATTAAAACTTTCCTCCGACTCCCGGGGTTTGGATCGTGGATTTTCACGCAATGTTTTTAAATACATTAGGGTATCCCTAATCATGGATCCCCTCCAGCTCCTCCTAAACCCACCTGCCGGACTAGGCATGGGGGAGATAGCCATGATAAGCTTCCTGCTGGGAATGATGCATGGAGCCACGCCCGACGAGCACACGTGGCCAATAACGTTCAGCTACGCCATAGGCAAGTACAGCACAAAGGGCGGAATGAAGGCCGGCCTTCTCTTCAGCCTAGGCTTTACAATCCAAAGGGCATTCCTCACAACGCTCGGCTACATGGGCCTCGCCTACATATATCAAAAGTATAACCTAGATGGGCCAGTCTATATAATCGTGGGGATAGTGATGGCCATAGCCGGCTCCTACATATTAAGGGGTAGATACATTCATTTGCCAATAGATGAATTGCTGGGAGGCAAGGCCCACCACACGAGGGAAGCATCGAGGCTCCCGCTCCACGAGATCCACGAGAGGGATGTGCCCCTCAAGATGACCATAATCCACGGACTAATAGCCGGCTTCGGCTTCGGCGCCTACGCCACCATAATAACATTCGTGCTGGCTCCCCAAGTCCCCAGCATAATCTATGCCCCCATCCCAGGCATCCTCTTTGGGCTGGGCACAATGGTTATGCAGNTGATGTTTGGGGCCGTGTTCGGCAGCATACTTAGGACAAAGCACCTGGGCGAGGAGGATGTGAAGCTCATTGGCAAAATGGCGGCTGGCAGAACGCTATACTATGGCGGTCTGGTATTCACGCTCGCCGGCCTCCTTATAATAGCCTTCCCAACAATAGATGCATGGGCGGTATCAACGGGAATACCAATACCGAACCTAGATGCAGTAAATATCGGACTACTCCTAGTGGTCACGGTGGTGGGCGCAATAGGCGTATACGGCATAATTAAGAGCTATATGGATGTGAAGAAAATGGAGCAACCAAGGCCGAGCAATAAATTATCTAGCAATTCATGAGGTTTGCAATTCTTTATCAATGTTGATAAAAAGAACGACAAGCCTCTCCCTTCAGGGCGGGGAGGAGGTCGCTCCTAATAAATGCAACATACGCAGCAACGTTGCAATAATAATATGTAGCTATAAATCAAAAATTGAAGCTACTTGGCGCATAAGGATTTACTCAAAATAATTAAACGCCCCCATGTTTTGGTTCGCCTCATTACTGGATGGGAATGAGGATCCTTACTCGATCTTACCGGTCCCGCCTCCTCTCGGTGATTATTGCGTGTCCATTAAGTGGTAACGCAATAAGTGCAGCAGTAATTATTTTTGGAGTTTATAGTAATGTTTATAAGTGCGTTACCAATAAGTGGACACGCTTATGAAACAAAGAATCCCCATTACCACAAGACTCCTGAAAACCATTAGGGAGCTCAATCAAAGAAATGGGCCGGGACCCATATACTCGTGAGCTTCTTGCCTTGTTGAGGACGTGGGGGTATGGGGAGAGCGTTCTCCGCTTCGTGGAGGAAGTGGAGCTCGTGGAGAGGTATGGATAGGTGCGGCCCAGCCACTAGGAGGAAGTGCATCTTCAATAGGTTGACGGAGAAGGGGCTTGAGTACTTGGAGTTCCTTGCCTCAGCCCAGTCTATTAGAGCGTGGAGGCGTACTAGGCCACTAACCAGTGTCCCCTTGATATGGCTGATCCGTTGATTAATCCAAGCCGAGGGAGTCCTCCTAGCCATGTAAGCCACGCACTCATCGGTGGGGCAATCGCCTGGAGAGGCAAGGTTAGTTATCATGGGGGCCATGACGACCCTATTCCTTGACCTCCACATCCCGAATAAAGAGGGGCTCAGTTATCTTCACGCCGGGCCAGGTCAAGGCGTTGTCAAAAGCGTTTCCACGTAATTCAGGTCGTTAGGTTTTGGGCAATGCTTATTATAGCTGCCCGGCCTAGGCGAGTTATGAGGCTGCTCTCGTTCGTTAAGGATAACGTGCCTCGCGTTGGGGCAATGGTTGTGGGCGGCGTCCTGGATCTTTCCCTGGCCTATATGCAGTTGAATGGGGTTGACGCCGTGCCGGACTTCCTCTACAGCATGAAGCGATTAATCGAGTTGGGAGAGCCCGCCCAGGGGGTGGTGAGGGAATTAATTGATAGGGGGAGAAGCGACTCAAGCCTGTTGATTAATCCTGCGGAGATAAAGTGGCTCCCTCCAGTTCCGGATCCCGAGAAGATTCTCTGCGTCGCGGTTAATTATAGGGCTCACGGGGAGGAGACCGGGCATGCCCCGCCGGAGAAGCCCTACTTCTTCCCCAAGTTCAGGAATGCATTGATAGGGAATGGGGATCCAATACTGAAGCCGCGCGTCTCTTACAGGGTTGATTGGGAGGTGGAGTTAGGCGTCATAATTGGGGCCAGGGGGAAGTACATCGATGAGAAGGATGCCTTGCAGCACGTGTTTGGGTTCACCGTGGTTAACGATGTGTCCATGAGGGATTGGCAGTTCCCGCCGGGTTGGCCCGAGAAACTGAATGCATTGGGGCAGAACTGGATATGGGGGAAGAGCATGGACTCCACGACCCCCGTGGGCCCAGTGATAGTGACTAGGGATGAGTTGGAGGAGCCCAACGACCTTAGGCTGACCCTCAAGGTGAACGGCGAGACGCAGCAGGACGGCAATACGAGGGACATGATATTCGACGTGCGTCAATTGATTCATTGGGCATCACAGGGAATAACGCTGAGGCCGGGGGACATAATATCCACGGGAACCCCCCAGGGAGTTGGAGCCGCTAAGGGGAGGTTCCTAAAGAACGGGGACACGGTGGAGGCCGAGGTGGAGAAGATAGGCAAATTGATTAATCCGGTCAAGGATGAATAGCTTCTTCGATAATGTTTAATAATAATGTGGCTGCCCCCCGTCTATGAGCCTGGAGAAGCGTTGGAGCGTTGAGAGGGAGCAGGAGTTATTGAGGACATGGGAGTCGGAGGGACGCTTCGGCACGAGGATCCAGGAGGGGAGGCCGGTCCTAGTCATCGATACTCCGCCCCCCTACATGAGCGGGAGGCCCCATATAGGTCAATTCGCCTCCTATGCCCAAATGGATATGATAGTTAGGTTCCACAGGATGAGGGGATTCAGCGTCGTCTTCCCATTCTACGCGGATAGGAATGGATTGCCCGTGGAGGTTCAGGTGGAGAAGAAGTACGGCATTAGGCTACAGGAAGTGCCGCGGGAGAAGTTCCTCGAGATGTGCAGGGCCGTCCTGAACGAGTATGAGGACGCGTGGCGCAGCGCGTTGAGGAGGTGGGGGGTCTCGGCCGATCAATGGGTGAATGGGACGGATAGCGATGAGTATAGGGCCATGACTCAATCGACCTTCATAGATATGTGGAGGCGAGGCCTCATCTATGAGGCGGAGAGACCCACCATGTGGTGCCCCAGATGCATGACGTCCCTCGCGGAGGCCGAGGTCGAGTATAGGGATGGCGAGACCACGCTCAATTACGTTAAGTTCAGGGTTCAGGAGACGGGGGAGGACATAATAATAGCCACGACGAGGCCGGAGCTCATTGCCGCCGCGGTGGCCGTCATCTATAATCCCGGGGACGAGCGGTATAGGGGATTGGAGGGGAGGCACGCGGTTGCCCCCATCTTCGGCCAAGTGATCCCCATACTGCCTCACCCGGCGGCCAAGCCCGACTTCGGCAGCGGATTAGTCATGATAAGCACCTTCGGCGACACGAGGGACCTAGCCATAGTGAACGAGTTGAGGCTCCCCATGAGGATAGTGGTGACGCAGGATGGGAGGATGAGCGAGTCGACGGGGAAGTACGCGGGCTTGCCCGTGGCCAAGGCCAGGGAGGAGGTAATCAAGGACCTGGAGGCCGGCGGCTTGCTCGTTAAGCGGGAACGCATCGCCCACTCGGTGCCCGTCTGCTGGAGGTGCGGCACCCCCATTGAGGTGATCGTGACTAGGGAGCTCTTCCTCAAGCAATTGGAATTCAAGGACAAGCTCCTTGCGTTGGTTAAGGATAGAATGAGGTTTCACCCGCCCGAGTACTCCCAGGCACTCGTTAATTGGATCAATTCATTACAGTTCGATTGGCCCATCAGCAGGAGGAGGTACTACGGAACGGAGATACCCATATGGTACTGCATGGAGGGGGACGGCGTCAAGCCCATTCTACCCAGCGGCGGGAAGTACTATAGGCCGTGGAGGGACGAGGCTCCCCCCGAGGTCAAGGAGCAGTGCAGGGGGAGGCTGGTGGGCGAGGATAGGATACTGGATACTTGGTTCGACTCCTCCATTTCCTGGATGTATGCCTCCGGCTACACGAAGTTCCCCGCGGTCTTCAAGAGGGCTTACCCAAGCGGCATAATCAGGCCACAGGGCTATGAAATAATCAGGTCATGGCTCTACTACTCCGTTCTCCGCGCGTTCCTACTCTATGGGGATGCGCCCTTCACGCGCGTCAGGGTGAATGGGATGGGGCTCGATGAGAGGGGGGAGGCCATGCATAAGTCCAAGGGGAACGTCATCGATGCCATGCATCCAATAGAGAAGTATGGCGCGGATGCGACTCGCTTCTGGGCGGCCGCGGCGGGCAAGTTGGGCTATGACTATAGGTACCAGGAGCAATTGCTTAGGACTGGGCGGGACTTCGTGACCAAGGTTTGGAATGTTGCGCGCTTCGCATACTCGTTCCCGGACCCCGGCGACGATTATGAGTTGACGCTGCTGGATGAAGCCATAATTAACGAGTTGAATAGGGTTAAGGAGCGCATCATTAAGTCATATGAGGAACTGGATGTGTATGTGGCTGCCCAGGAACTCTTCGGCTTCCTGTGGCACGTCTTCGCGGATCACTATGTGGAGGCAGTGAAGTCCCGCGCCTATAATAGGGAGGGAGGCTTCCCGGAGAGGCAGCAGAGGGGCGCCTGGCACGCGCTTCGCCTGGTAATGGATGAGTCCCTCAAGTTGCTGGCCCCGATAATGCCGTTCGTCACCGACGAGGTGTGGCGCCGAGTTCACGGCGCCTCAATACATGACGAGGGGATCGGGGACGCGGGGAAGTGGAGCGAGGGCTTGTCCACGCTATTGGCGGAGTTCATGAGGCTCAACAGCGCCGTTTGGTCCTTTAAGAATAGGAATAGGATTAGTTTGGCCGAGGGATTGAGCGCCACTATATATGCGCCCCCAGTGCTGAGGCCATTGGAGAGGGAGTTGAGGGAGATGCATAAGGTGAAGATATCGTTCGATGAGANGCCAAGCAANGCCNNGCGCATAAGCGATGAGTCGGAGATCTATATACTCATGGATGGCAAGCAGTAGGNGAATGGAGGGCTCCCTGGGCCGAGAATAAGGGGCTCGCCTCATTAATNGGTTCTTCTTTCCTGGATGTTTCTGAAACTTATGGTGGACTAGTATTGATTTGTTTTCTCCCATTTATGTGCCGCACGCGGCATTGATTTAATGCATGGGAACCATTGGGGTCGTGCCGGACCTATTTTTCGACCTATTCATGCGTCGACTAAGGGAGAAGCGGGGCGTCTTGGCTCCAGTGCCCGTGGATGACTTGTCGCCGCTGATCAAGTACGACATGTGGACCAGGGTGGATAAGGTCGAGCCCCTCGACCTCTCCGCCGTGGCTGTGGATGGCGGGATACAGGTGGCTGGGCTAAGCGATGGGAGGGAATTCGTGGTGGCGAGGGCCATAGCGATAAGCAGCTCGGGCCAAGCCCCCATTAGGGACATCGATTTAGACGCCGTTCCCCCGGGGTCGGGGGCCGGGATGAGCATGATGGCTAGGCTGGAGATGGCGGTGGCCAAGAGGAGCCTCGAATCGCCTCCAGACTATGTCCTAATGGATGGCTCCCTCTACGTCAAGGTCATGTCGCTCCTCCGCATCCTGGCAATGGATGGCGGGCAATCGGGGCCGGCCGAGGTCAGGGCGGCGGCCGGGGCCCTCGCGGCGTTGATCGATTTCCTGGAGGCGGGCCGCGACTCCCGCGTCACATCGCTATTCGTGTCGAAGGACTCGCACCTCAAGATAATCAAGGAGTACCTCCTATTTAGGCGGCTCCAGGAATTATTGGCGGGGCACATCGATGGCGCGGATCTGGGCCTATTAAGCAAGGGAGCCGAGCTATACTCGATTGCTTGGTCGAGGAAGTGGAGGCATCAATTAATGGAGTTAATGAAGAGGAGCGGCGAGTGGGGGAGGGATGCGCGGCTCCTCCTGGAGAAGGCGATTGACCAGTACTTGGGCGATTCCCTCCTCCTGGACTCCATGGCGAGGCGCGCCGGGGTTGCCAGGGGGGTCTCGCGGCCGATGTTGATTGGCGCGGTGGATATTCGCCTTAAGGAGGAGGGACTCATGGATGTGGACTCCCTTGCGAGGGCCATGGAGAGGAGGGCCAGGGACGCCGGGTTGAGGATCGATGCTGCCTCCTTGGTCCTCGGATTGCCCCGAATAGTTATGTTTCACGTCAAGGCTAGGGAAACCGATTTGCCGCTCCTCGTGGAGGTCCCAATTCACGAGCGGAGGTTCCTGGGGAATGAGTTGCCCGGCAAGATGTTTTACGAGTATGATTGGAGGAGGGACGCGGGCTTCCTCTTGTCCCAATACGTTAATCCCCTCAACTATAATAGGCTCCTCATGTTGGCGCATCACTACGCCACGTTCACGGCCCGCCAGTTCCAGGAGTACCTACTCGTGATCAGGAGGGACGCGGGGCTCGGCTCCTCCAGGCGCGGCGTGATCGGCCTCGGCTTGCCGAACGGGGAAGTAGAAAGTGAGGGGGCTCGGCGCATCGAATAGCAACGCTTATAAATGCCCTCCTTCCCCTCATTCCATGCCTAGCGATAAAGCCGTGGGCAGCGCCCTGCTAATTGTGTCGATAATAGTGATAATCGCCTATGCTTACCTGGTGTTCCTTTCCCCATGGAAGGCCCTAGTAATAGAGTTAACCGCCTTCATCGGCGTGGCGGCCATCTTCGGCATAATCGCATGGATTGGATACGCCCTCGCCACGACGCCTCCCCCCAAGCCCATTGAGGAGATAGAAAAGGAGATACAGGAAGAACTAAGCAAGTTGGAGGCCGAGGAGAAAAAAGGAGAGGAAAAGAAACAATAATACATCTTGACTTTTTAGCAATATCCATCTTTTTTGCCGGAGACCCCGCCCTGGCGGGGTAGTTCGCTAAGGTAATGCTTAAAAAGAATTGTTGTGGTGGATCATTGAATGTTTAATGGGTTTGGCGTTGCCTTAATTGAGGATTACTTGATGAATAGGCTTGGGGCCGTTAATCCCCGCCTCCTCATTGTTTTGAGGCATAGAGTGGTTAGGAGCGGCGTGTGGTGGAGGATTAAGCCGTTGAGTAGGGCTTTAATAGACTCGGTGATACTATACATTCGTAGGGGCGGGGTCATCAAGTCCTCAAGCCTTTTAACCCAATTGAGGCAAGCGGTCATAGAGGCCTTGGCCCAAGCGTTGTCACGTAAATTAACGCTCGCGGCCTACTTGATCGGGTTGAGGATGATGCGGGCAAGGGGCATCACAGTGGAATCGGTCGAGAGCATCATATCGTTGGGGATCATGTGGATGAACACGCCAAATTGGTACAAGCCGGGCATAACACCTTAATAATGCCGCAAGCCTCTGCATTAGACGTTAACATTGGGATAAATAGGAGGCTTAGCGATGTTATTGGATGGTTAGGAGCCTAATTGCCCAATAGTGAGGGGTTCACTAAATGGG
It encodes the following:
- a CDS encoding 2-hydroxyhepta-2,4-diene-1,7-dioate isomerase, with protein sequence MRLLSFVKDNVPRVGAMVVGGVLDLSLAYMQLNGVDAVPDFLYSMKRLIELGEPAQGVVRELIDRGRSDSSLLINPAEIKWLPPVPDPEKILCVAVNYRAHGEETGHAPPEKPYFFPKFRNALIGNGDPILKPRVSYRVDWEVELGVIIGARGKYIDEKDALQHVFGFTVVNDVSMRDWQFPPGWPEKLNALGQNWIWGKSMDSTTPVGPVIVTRDELEEPNDLRLTLKVNGETQQDGNTRDMIFDVRQLIHWASQGITLRPGDIISTGTPQGVGAAKGRFLKNGDTVEAEVEKIGKLINPVKDE
- a CDS encoding valine--tRNA ligase; translation: MSLEKRWSVEREQELLRTWESEGRFGTRIQEGRPVLVIDTPPPYMSGRPHIGQFASYAQMDMIVRFHRMRGFSVVFPFYADRNGLPVEVQVEKKYGIRLQEVPREKFLEMCRAVLNEYEDAWRSALRRWGVSADQWVNGTDSDEYRAMTQSTFIDMWRRGLIYEAERPTMWCPRCMTSLAEAEVEYRDGETTLNYVKFRVQETGEDIIIATTRPELIAAAVAVIYNPGDERYRGLEGRHAVAPIFGQVIPILPHPAAKPDFGSGLVMISTFGDTRDLAIVNELRLPMRIVVTQDGRMSESTGKYAGLPVAKAREEVIKDLEAGGLLVKRERIAHSVPVCWRCGTPIEVIVTRELFLKQLEFKDKLLALVKDRMRFHPPEYSQALVNWINSLQFDWPISRRRYYGTEIPIWYCMEGDGVKPILPSGGKYYRPWRDEAPPEVKEQCRGRLVGEDRILDTWFDSSISWMYASGYTKFPAVFKRAYPSGIIRPQGYEIIRSWLYYSVLRAFLLYGDAPFTRVRVNGMGLDERGEAMHKSKGNVIDAMHPIEKYGADATRFWAAAAGKLGYDYRYQEQLLRTGRDFVTKVWNVARFAYSFPDPGDDYELTLLDEAIINELNRVKERIIKSYEELDVYVAAQELFGFLWHVFADHYVEAVKSRAYNREGGFPERQQRGAWHALRLVMDESLKLLAPIMPFVTDEVWRRVHGASIHDEGIGDAGKWSEGLSTLLAEFMRLNSAVWSFKNRNRISLAEGLSATIYAPPVLRPLERELREMHKVKISFDEXPSXAXRISDESEIYILMDGKQ
- a CDS encoding transcriptional regulator: MPSDKAVGSALLIVSIIVIIAYAYLVFLSPWKALVIELTAFIGVAAIFGIIAWIGYALATTPPPKPIEEIEKEIQEELSKLEAEEKKGEEKKQ